One genomic window of Marinobacter adhaerens HP15 includes the following:
- a CDS encoding HIT family protein → MKQGCPFCTVAETLDKGSMPSNALAHIRLDGFPVSEGHLLVVPNRHAADWFDLTAAEQQAIMELVGQGKQWLEERYQPDGYNIGMNCGTAAGQTVLHMHCHLIPRYAGDQPDPRGGVRWVIPEKADYWSGR, encoded by the coding sequence ATGAAACAGGGCTGCCCTTTTTGCACCGTTGCTGAAACGCTTGATAAGGGCTCAATGCCGTCAAACGCATTGGCTCATATCCGCCTAGATGGCTTTCCGGTTTCTGAAGGCCATTTATTGGTCGTCCCCAATCGCCACGCCGCCGATTGGTTTGATCTTACAGCTGCTGAACAACAAGCGATCATGGAATTAGTCGGGCAAGGAAAGCAGTGGCTCGAAGAACGTTATCAGCCCGATGGCTACAATATCGGCATGAACTGTGGAACGGCGGCAGGGCAGACCGTTCTACACATGCATTGTCACCTGATCCCCAGGTATGCGGGCGATCAGCCAGACCCACGTGGTGGCGTACGATGGGTCATCCCGGAGAAAGCGGATTACTGGAGTGGCCGGTGA
- a CDS encoding DUF3883 domain-containing protein, giving the protein MGHPGESGLLEWPVSLLDYEKRFSTLRVNRGAANKSPHKVAMLQAVMDLVESGEVANNRFYFDDNLRSHFTKRFQELASPSDRNNPHLPYFHLRSEGFWHLKVRPGQHESYAQLTTATSPGVIDAHIDHAFLEDELFELMGNQIGRELLRSALLVNLDDTSIRELLKPKRGGWDWLECEFLVNDYVKMLEKELAGAKYNKSAHRRALQPRLNGRSERSIEDKHQNVSAVLLELGLPYIPGYKPYFNYQKQLKSVVLSYLAGHQKLVAHLHVVADTVAEEPEYYDRGWDSVFDPEPPERIPNVDEIRPSYLAKHIDFSERERRNRQLGERAEEFVLRMEKQRLTAQGRPDLAAEVEWSSKDRGDGLGFDIRSFDSNGDQERFLEVKATNSGKYLPFFISENERAFSNDYSDAFRLYRVYEFTTAPKFFILPGSIEQHVHLLPQNYRARF; this is encoded by the coding sequence ATGGGTCATCCCGGAGAAAGCGGATTACTGGAGTGGCCGGTGAGTTTGCTTGATTACGAGAAGCGCTTCTCAACGCTCCGAGTGAACAGGGGTGCCGCTAATAAGAGCCCTCATAAAGTGGCCATGTTGCAGGCGGTGATGGATCTCGTTGAGTCGGGTGAAGTTGCAAATAATCGTTTCTATTTTGACGACAACCTTAGAAGTCACTTTACCAAGCGCTTTCAAGAACTGGCGTCTCCTTCGGATCGGAACAATCCCCACTTACCGTACTTCCATCTCCGAAGCGAAGGGTTTTGGCACCTCAAAGTTAGACCCGGTCAGCACGAGTCATATGCTCAACTTACAACGGCAACATCGCCGGGCGTCATTGACGCTCACATTGACCACGCATTTCTTGAAGATGAGCTGTTTGAGCTGATGGGTAACCAGATTGGCCGCGAGCTTCTGAGATCAGCTCTCCTGGTTAATCTTGATGACACGTCGATTCGTGAGCTCCTCAAACCTAAGCGTGGGGGCTGGGACTGGCTGGAGTGCGAGTTTCTAGTCAATGATTACGTAAAGATGTTGGAGAAAGAGCTCGCCGGGGCAAAATACAACAAGTCTGCACATCGCAGGGCTCTCCAACCCCGCCTGAATGGTCGCTCTGAGAGATCAATCGAGGACAAGCATCAAAATGTAAGTGCCGTGTTATTGGAACTAGGACTTCCATACATCCCTGGCTACAAACCTTATTTCAACTACCAGAAACAGCTCAAATCCGTGGTTCTGTCTTATCTTGCCGGCCATCAAAAGCTCGTTGCGCACTTACACGTGGTCGCGGATACCGTTGCCGAAGAGCCGGAATATTATGACCGAGGCTGGGATTCGGTGTTTGATCCGGAACCTCCAGAGCGCATCCCTAATGTCGATGAGATCCGTCCCAGTTATCTTGCCAAGCACATCGATTTCTCTGAACGTGAGCGTCGCAACCGTCAGTTGGGTGAGAGGGCGGAAGAATTCGTGCTTCGGATGGAGAAGCAGCGGCTCACTGCGCAAGGCAGGCCTGACCTGGCTGCGGAAGTTGAATGGTCGAGTAAAGACCGTGGCGACGGATTAGGTTTCGATATTCGGTCTTTTGACTCGAATGGGGATCAAGAGCGTTTCCTGGAGGTCAAGGCGACGAACTCAGGGAAATATTTGCCGTTTTTTATTAGCGAGAACGAGCGGGCATTTTCCAATGACTATTCAGACGCTTTTCGTTTGTATCGGGTCTACGAATTTACTACTGCTCCGAAATTTTTCATCTTGCCAGGGTCGATTGAGCAACATGTGCATTTGTTGCCGCAAAATTACAGAGCTCGGTTTTAA
- a CDS encoding oxidoreductase: MQNVRIAIVGAGLAGLYAAYVLEKKGVKDYIVLEARDVLGGRIASTIHAEGQPDVSGEGFDLGPAWFWPAFQTDMAQLVDELGLETFEQFETGDMLLERSSNQPPERTAGYVNSPPSMRIAGGMYSLIDALYQRLDPARVVTGQTVRSLRISEPSIELLTEDAQSQSVSYSADHVLLAMPPRLVESQLTFSPALPDELARQWQATDTWMAPHAKYIAVFDQPFWRAQGLSGEARSAVGPMVEIHDASTQGGKAALFGFLGEPADVRRRVSEEELMTACRTQFVRLFGAQAENPEAEFIKDWAKEIYTATHTDERSSGNHPTPALSPSSGAWADRLTGIGSEWSREFTGYLAGAIDAVNRGLEHKNSNHQDDAMPESPLAQPLKLPCGAVLPNRLAKAAMTEGLADNQLHATHRHETLYGRWSDGGAGLLITGNVMIDHRVLERPGNVAIDPAPAEGEPEGMAQLRAWAEAGTRNGNHLWMQISHAGRQSPRYVTTRPMGPSEVQLSLMGNYARPRALSEPEILDFIQRFANVARIAKEAGFTGVQVHGAHGYLLSSFLSPVTNQRTDRWGGSLENRARFLLEVVRATRAAVGPEFPVAVKLNSDDFRKGGFTLDESVKVVRWLNEEGIDLLEVSGGTYEQPRLLGYSGDADTASDGPAMRESTRKREAYFLDYAQTIREVCDCPLMVTGGFRTRAFMEEAVANGETDVIGLGRPLCTDPDTPKDLLEGRIDKTVCHEDHIKLAQRGFFSPASPLMPLKVINVLGGQAWYYQQIFRLADDGKADPDLGIFKAIGAYLKDEMGQARRVKKARRQNGGT, encoded by the coding sequence ATGCAAAACGTTCGCATCGCCATCGTTGGCGCCGGCCTGGCGGGTTTATATGCCGCTTATGTCCTGGAGAAAAAGGGCGTCAAAGACTATATCGTTCTTGAGGCGAGGGACGTTCTTGGTGGGCGTATTGCGTCTACGATCCACGCTGAGGGTCAACCTGATGTGTCGGGTGAGGGCTTCGATCTGGGGCCCGCCTGGTTCTGGCCTGCATTCCAGACCGATATGGCGCAGCTGGTGGATGAGCTCGGGTTAGAGACCTTTGAGCAATTTGAAACCGGCGATATGCTTCTGGAACGTTCATCCAATCAGCCTCCTGAGCGAACGGCCGGGTACGTCAACTCTCCACCTTCAATGCGAATCGCCGGTGGCATGTATTCGCTCATTGATGCGTTGTATCAGCGGCTTGATCCAGCGCGTGTTGTGACGGGCCAAACGGTTCGCAGCCTGCGCATTTCAGAGCCCTCTATCGAGCTACTGACCGAAGATGCTCAAAGCCAAAGTGTGAGCTACAGTGCGGACCATGTGTTGCTGGCAATGCCGCCCCGATTGGTTGAGTCTCAGCTAACGTTTTCGCCTGCCTTACCGGATGAACTTGCCAGGCAATGGCAGGCGACAGATACCTGGATGGCCCCTCACGCAAAATACATTGCCGTGTTTGATCAGCCTTTCTGGCGAGCGCAAGGGTTATCCGGTGAGGCTCGAAGTGCCGTTGGGCCCATGGTTGAGATTCATGATGCCTCCACTCAGGGAGGGAAGGCGGCCTTGTTTGGTTTCCTGGGTGAGCCTGCGGACGTGCGCCGTCGTGTTTCTGAGGAAGAGCTTATGACTGCGTGCCGCACACAGTTCGTGCGACTGTTTGGTGCGCAAGCGGAGAATCCAGAGGCGGAATTTATCAAGGACTGGGCTAAAGAGATTTACACCGCGACCCATACAGATGAAAGATCCTCTGGCAATCACCCTACACCTGCCTTGTCGCCGAGCTCAGGTGCATGGGCTGACCGATTAACCGGCATTGGCAGTGAGTGGTCTCGTGAGTTTACGGGCTATCTCGCCGGCGCTATTGATGCAGTAAATCGCGGTTTAGAACACAAAAACTCAAACCATCAGGATGATGCCATGCCCGAATCACCGCTTGCCCAACCTCTGAAGCTCCCTTGCGGAGCAGTCCTGCCGAACCGACTTGCCAAGGCTGCCATGACCGAGGGGCTGGCAGACAATCAGCTACACGCCACCCACCGCCATGAAACCCTCTATGGTCGCTGGTCCGATGGCGGGGCGGGGCTGTTGATTACTGGCAACGTGATGATTGATCACCGGGTGCTGGAGCGGCCGGGTAACGTGGCGATTGATCCAGCGCCGGCTGAAGGCGAGCCGGAGGGTATGGCCCAGTTGCGTGCCTGGGCTGAAGCCGGCACCCGCAACGGCAACCATTTGTGGATGCAGATTTCCCATGCTGGTCGCCAGTCGCCGCGTTACGTGACCACGCGCCCGATGGGGCCGTCGGAAGTCCAGCTATCGCTGATGGGCAACTATGCCCGCCCACGGGCGCTTTCGGAGCCGGAGATCCTCGACTTTATCCAGCGCTTTGCCAATGTGGCCCGGATCGCCAAAGAGGCGGGCTTCACCGGCGTTCAGGTGCACGGGGCCCATGGGTATCTGTTGTCGTCTTTTCTGTCTCCGGTGACCAACCAGCGCACCGATCGCTGGGGTGGATCGCTGGAGAACCGCGCCCGTTTCCTGCTCGAGGTGGTGCGGGCAACACGCGCCGCTGTGGGGCCGGAGTTTCCGGTGGCGGTAAAGCTGAATTCTGATGATTTCCGCAAGGGCGGTTTTACGCTTGATGAGTCCGTGAAGGTGGTGCGCTGGCTCAATGAGGAGGGTATTGATCTGCTGGAGGTTTCTGGCGGCACTTATGAGCAGCCGCGGCTGCTTGGCTACAGCGGTGATGCCGACACGGCAAGCGATGGGCCGGCCATGCGGGAAAGCACTCGCAAGCGGGAGGCTTACTTCCTGGATTACGCCCAGACGATTCGCGAGGTGTGCGATTGCCCGCTGATGGTCACCGGTGGATTCCGGACGCGCGCGTTTATGGAAGAGGCAGTCGCCAATGGCGAAACTGACGTGATTGGCCTTGGCCGGCCGCTCTGCACGGATCCCGATACCCCCAAGGATCTGCTTGAAGGGCGCATTGATAAGACGGTTTGCCACGAAGACCACATCAAGCTGGCTCAACGAGGGTTTTTCTCGCCGGCGAGTCCGCTGATGCCGCTTAAAGTCATTAACGTGTTGGGCGGCCAGGCGTGGTACTACCAGCAGATTTTCCGGCTGGCGGATGATGGTAAAGCTGATCCGGACCTGGGTATTTTCAAGGCCATTGGGGCTTACTTGAAGGACGAAATGGGCCAGGCCCGGCGGGTGAAAAAGGCCCGCCGCCAGAACGGCGGGACCTGA
- a CDS encoding Gfo/Idh/MocA family protein, protein MENRKVRWGIIGTAEIATKVVAGMHDAENADVVAVASRSLDRAQAWADEHDVPQALGSYDELLADESIDGVYIPVPTALRNEWIKKAARAGKHVYAEKPLADGIEEAIDVCKENGVQFMDGTMWLHSNRTQDIEQRIANGDIGDVRRVTSAFTFKAPNKEWYEGGNGRTDKSREPMGCFGDQGWYPISATMWSFGYELPERVQMTFVSKNSIDTIVACGGTLWFSDGRMATFDAGCELAHRSQVETVGDAGLIRIDDLVGGQGRTGNFAAYGERFTGSSHYVLGDADGKDTEQEVEPCDHVVKLVEKFSNIILTGEIDDQWPKRSLACHRVMSALFESAESNGAVISL, encoded by the coding sequence ATGGAAAATCGCAAAGTCCGGTGGGGCATCATAGGCACCGCCGAAATTGCCACCAAGGTCGTGGCTGGAATGCACGATGCGGAAAATGCCGACGTTGTTGCGGTGGCAAGTCGGTCCCTCGATCGGGCCCAGGCCTGGGCAGACGAGCACGATGTACCGCAGGCGCTCGGCTCCTACGATGAACTTCTGGCGGATGAGAGTATCGACGGGGTTTACATTCCGGTCCCCACGGCTCTTCGGAACGAATGGATCAAGAAAGCCGCCCGCGCAGGCAAGCACGTGTACGCCGAGAAGCCGTTGGCCGACGGCATTGAAGAGGCCATCGACGTCTGCAAAGAAAACGGCGTGCAGTTCATGGATGGAACCATGTGGCTGCACAGCAACCGCACGCAAGACATCGAGCAGCGCATTGCCAATGGCGATATTGGCGACGTGCGTCGAGTAACCAGTGCCTTCACCTTCAAGGCCCCCAACAAGGAATGGTACGAAGGTGGCAATGGCCGAACCGACAAGTCTCGGGAACCCATGGGCTGCTTTGGCGACCAGGGTTGGTACCCGATCAGCGCCACTATGTGGAGCTTTGGTTACGAACTGCCTGAACGCGTACAGATGACGTTCGTCTCCAAGAACTCCATCGACACCATCGTCGCCTGTGGCGGCACCCTCTGGTTCTCTGATGGCCGAATGGCCACCTTTGATGCAGGCTGCGAACTCGCTCATCGATCGCAGGTAGAAACGGTTGGCGACGCTGGCCTGATACGCATCGACGACCTGGTGGGTGGCCAGGGTAGAACCGGGAATTTCGCGGCCTACGGTGAACGCTTCACCGGTAGCTCGCACTACGTGCTGGGTGATGCCGATGGCAAAGACACAGAGCAAGAGGTAGAGCCCTGTGACCACGTGGTGAAGCTGGTTGAGAAGTTCTCGAACATCATTCTGACTGGCGAGATAGACGATCAATGGCCCAAGCGCAGCTTGGCCTGTCATCGGGTGATGTCGGCGCTGTTCGAATCAGCGGAATCAAACGGCGCCGTTATCTCCTTGTAA
- a CDS encoding SDR family NAD(P)-dependent oxidoreductase — MTKLALITGASAGIGNEACTLFARNGCRVVALSRKPTGVESADLELALDIESFEQIEGLAGTLEAEIAAAERVILVNNSGYGQFGALRDLSESMWQKQFSTHVFGPIKLAALCLRLCEQHGKPLRVIAVSSVLSIVPQKMKGAYCAAKSAMNTAHESFWFDEQGSKSLESVSLVLPGPVKTRFREHALAALQPVLGRASAVHREKYQAMEAALAPGASIKPFTASASDVAQKIYKAAEVTRPKPRYLVTPQTYAAEFITRFIPRSIQRILFS, encoded by the coding sequence ATGACCAAACTCGCCCTGATAACCGGCGCCAGCGCAGGCATTGGCAACGAGGCCTGTACCCTCTTTGCCCGCAACGGCTGCAGGGTTGTCGCCCTGTCGCGAAAGCCAACCGGCGTCGAGTCTGCCGACCTGGAGCTGGCGCTGGATATTGAGTCTTTTGAGCAGATCGAAGGACTTGCCGGCACGCTGGAGGCAGAAATTGCGGCAGCCGAGCGGGTTATTCTCGTCAACAACTCCGGTTACGGGCAATTCGGCGCGCTTCGCGACCTCTCCGAATCCATGTGGCAAAAGCAATTCAGCACCCACGTATTCGGCCCCATCAAACTGGCCGCCCTGTGCCTGAGGCTTTGCGAACAACACGGTAAACCCTTGCGGGTCATCGCCGTAAGCTCCGTGCTCTCGATCGTGCCCCAGAAAATGAAAGGCGCCTACTGTGCCGCCAAATCCGCGATGAACACGGCCCATGAGAGCTTCTGGTTTGATGAACAGGGCAGCAAGAGCCTGGAAAGCGTCTCGCTGGTGCTCCCTGGGCCCGTGAAAACCCGGTTCAGGGAACATGCCCTGGCCGCGTTACAGCCCGTGCTTGGGCGAGCCAGCGCAGTGCACCGGGAAAAATACCAAGCCATGGAAGCCGCGCTCGCGCCAGGCGCCAGCATCAAGCCGTTTACCGCCAGTGCGTCGGATGTTGCCCAAAAGATCTACAAGGCTGCAGAGGTGACACGGCCCAAACCTCGATACCTGGTGACACCCCAGACCTACGCTGCCGAATTCATCACCCGGTTTATTCCCCGGTCGATTCAGCGCATTCTGTTCAGCTAG
- a CDS encoding DNA glycosylase family protein translates to MTTQTFALDLRQPFNLRMTVESHGWCQLAPWHWDGERLERTVRIGENAAWARVHQHSEDQLVIETSSSSTAAVSESVARWLQLDWDPSEFLALCDRNDPDIARFIRSGGGRFLRGDTFFEDLIKTVCTINTTWKQTKSMVASLVALGDGLFPEPEEIQRIGPERLADECKLGFRARTVDTVTDQLLQDQAIQTDGSAHGDMVDYDYLISLKGIGPYAASHTMMLMRNFETLPVDSEVSAYLRQQGFDPKYAQSAFQHWGKYRFLGYKLKRIVDKANWIGD, encoded by the coding sequence ATGACTACACAAACCTTTGCCCTGGACCTGCGGCAGCCATTCAACCTGCGCATGACGGTAGAAAGCCACGGTTGGTGTCAGCTTGCGCCCTGGCACTGGGACGGTGAGCGTCTTGAGCGAACGGTTAGGATTGGCGAGAACGCGGCATGGGCCCGGGTCCACCAGCACTCTGAAGATCAGCTTGTTATCGAAACCTCCTCATCCAGCACCGCCGCGGTTTCCGAAAGCGTCGCCCGATGGCTGCAGCTCGACTGGGATCCCTCAGAGTTTCTTGCGCTCTGCGACAGGAACGATCCGGACATTGCCCGCTTTATACGATCCGGTGGCGGCCGATTCCTGCGCGGCGACACCTTCTTTGAGGATCTTATTAAAACGGTTTGCACCATCAACACCACCTGGAAGCAGACCAAATCCATGGTCGCCTCCCTGGTTGCCCTGGGCGACGGCCTTTTCCCTGAACCCGAGGAAATCCAGAGGATTGGCCCCGAGCGATTGGCCGACGAGTGCAAGCTGGGGTTCAGAGCCCGGACCGTCGACACGGTGACCGATCAATTACTCCAGGATCAAGCCATCCAGACCGATGGTTCTGCCCATGGTGACATGGTCGACTACGACTACCTGATTTCCCTGAAAGGCATCGGCCCCTATGCTGCTTCTCACACCATGATGCTGATGAGAAATTTTGAGACGCTGCCGGTCGACTCCGAAGTCAGCGCCTATCTGCGCCAACAAGGGTTTGACCCGAAGTACGCCCAAAGCGCTTTTCAACACTGGGGCAAGTATCGGTTTCTCGGCTACAAGCTGAAGCGCATTGTAGATAAAGCCAACTGGATTGGGGATTGA
- a CDS encoding CIA30 family protein, with the protein MKDMHSNSRGNHTLVTFDTKGQRLQWDSLGDQVMGGQSDGELIHSDEGVGLFHGIVRLDNGGGFASVKADLPEPVDATDFTGIELLAKADGKTYKIGLRNSTNRRSIVYQHAFTPDTEDWSRIRLPFSEFIPTWRGKTLSDEAALNLSYLASVSLFVSGRQAGEFQLKMQDWVLY; encoded by the coding sequence ATGAAAGACATGCACAGTAACAGCCGCGGCAATCATACCCTGGTTACGTTCGATACCAAGGGCCAGCGCTTGCAATGGGACTCCCTTGGTGACCAGGTCATGGGCGGACAGTCTGATGGCGAGCTGATTCATTCTGACGAAGGAGTCGGCCTCTTCCATGGCATTGTGCGGTTGGATAACGGCGGCGGCTTTGCCTCTGTCAAAGCAGACTTGCCAGAACCCGTCGATGCTACCGATTTCACAGGAATCGAATTGCTGGCAAAAGCCGACGGAAAAACCTACAAGATCGGCCTTCGCAATAGCACCAACCGGCGAAGCATTGTTTATCAGCATGCATTCACACCTGATACAGAGGACTGGAGCCGCATACGCCTGCCGTTCAGTGAATTCATCCCTACGTGGCGCGGCAAAACATTGAGCGATGAGGCAGCCCTGAATCTTTCGTACCTGGCTTCAGTCAGCCTTTTCGTATCAGGGCGACAGGCTGGTGAATTTCAACTGAAGATGCAGGACTGGGTTCTGTACTGA
- a CDS encoding condensin complex protein MksE encodes MSEFEEILPAHSAAIYREFQAGRVIVRDVWDSNRSELRANPLYNLLYNHLSHFRTFYEHLGSELVFNETGAFFFLKESSDDENEEHDENAFRVQVILLLIGRYFARSGRDLEYLGRPDAGLNEQDLSALASDEECQEILRAARFEKGLPEALDYLDKRHLLFRAGAGRCFLSSAGMYFLQELVREFEQG; translated from the coding sequence ATGTCTGAGTTTGAAGAAATCCTCCCGGCCCACAGCGCCGCGATCTACCGGGAATTCCAGGCCGGCCGGGTGATTGTGCGTGATGTGTGGGACAGCAACCGCTCCGAGCTGCGTGCCAATCCGCTCTACAACCTGCTGTATAACCATCTGTCCCATTTCCGGACCTTCTATGAGCATCTGGGCAGCGAGCTGGTGTTCAACGAAACCGGCGCGTTTTTCTTCCTCAAGGAAAGCAGTGACGACGAGAATGAAGAGCACGACGAGAACGCCTTCCGCGTGCAGGTAATCCTACTGTTGATTGGGCGTTACTTCGCACGCAGCGGTCGGGATCTTGAATACCTTGGCCGGCCCGACGCCGGGCTGAACGAGCAAGACCTATCGGCCCTGGCGAGCGATGAGGAATGCCAGGAAATCCTGAGGGCCGCACGGTTTGAGAAAGGCCTGCCGGAAGCTCTGGACTACCTCGATAAACGCCACCTCCTGTTTCGAGCCGGTGCAGGGCGCTGTTTCCTGAGTTCCGCCGGGATGTATTTCCTGCAGGAGTTGGTTCGGGAGTTTGAACAGGGGTAG
- a CDS encoding DUF3336 domain-containing protein: protein MKHAAKTRKQLQQQLEQAHDYEQWCEAATALDDMDGLLAWREQEETGMLHESLMRKHMGLMDHCRQNGDTRRLIRILQESLYRHLGELSNPDLYTVARSGTNRLVGEFLDAVETSMEFICDHPIPEVTTARKLKMFQDAERVYGRPALMLSGGAAFGIYHIGVTRALWRQDLLPDVMAGSSMGAIVAGAICTRDDKELAEFFNHPERIHLNAFRWLGVTEGLRAGHAMDPRQLQEHLQHNLGSVSFKEAYEHSGRTLNISVSPTRTQQKPRLLNWLSSPAVLVDSAVMASCAVPGIFPPVVLQARESNGRRDTSVPYMPTESWIDGSVHGDLPLMRMARLHNVNKTIVSQANPHVVPFISHHDQSGITAWAKRAAVSLAHGQIATALKLTKQSPHPGIIRPLIEQAYAMTSQQYLGDINIHFPPKASLYRKVLSNPSPEDLEMYINLGEQATWPRLAMIKDQTRISRAFDVCIRQLESDLEKEGEETSMA, encoded by the coding sequence ATGAAACACGCCGCGAAGACCCGCAAACAGCTCCAGCAGCAACTGGAACAGGCCCATGACTACGAGCAGTGGTGCGAGGCCGCTACCGCGCTCGATGACATGGACGGGCTGCTGGCCTGGCGTGAGCAGGAAGAAACCGGGATGCTGCATGAAAGCCTGATGCGCAAGCACATGGGCCTCATGGACCATTGCAGGCAGAATGGCGACACGCGGCGACTGATCCGGATACTTCAGGAAAGCCTCTACCGTCACCTGGGCGAATTATCCAATCCCGATCTTTACACCGTGGCGCGCAGCGGCACCAATCGACTGGTAGGTGAATTCCTGGATGCCGTCGAGACGTCCATGGAATTCATTTGCGACCATCCTATCCCGGAAGTGACAACCGCCAGAAAACTGAAAATGTTTCAGGACGCCGAGCGGGTCTATGGCCGGCCGGCCCTGATGCTCAGCGGTGGTGCAGCCTTTGGTATTTACCACATCGGTGTCACCCGGGCGCTCTGGCGACAGGACCTGCTGCCGGATGTGATGGCAGGCTCCAGCATGGGTGCCATCGTGGCGGGTGCCATCTGCACACGGGACGACAAGGAACTGGCAGAGTTTTTTAACCATCCGGAACGGATTCACCTGAATGCCTTCCGCTGGCTCGGCGTCACCGAAGGCTTGAGGGCGGGCCATGCCATGGATCCGCGCCAACTTCAGGAGCATCTCCAGCACAATCTGGGCAGCGTCAGTTTCAAGGAAGCGTATGAGCACAGTGGCCGAACACTGAATATCTCCGTCTCCCCCACCCGTACCCAGCAGAAGCCACGGCTGCTCAACTGGCTGTCCTCACCGGCTGTGCTGGTGGATTCGGCTGTGATGGCCTCCTGCGCCGTGCCGGGCATATTTCCGCCTGTGGTTCTTCAGGCCCGGGAATCAAACGGTCGTCGGGATACCAGTGTCCCCTACATGCCCACCGAAAGCTGGATTGACGGCAGCGTGCATGGCGACCTGCCACTGATGCGCATGGCACGCCTGCACAACGTGAACAAAACCATCGTAAGCCAGGCCAACCCCCACGTGGTGCCATTCATCAGTCACCACGACCAGAGTGGCATAACGGCCTGGGCCAAACGTGCGGCAGTCTCCCTCGCCCACGGCCAGATTGCCACGGCGCTGAAACTGACCAAGCAAAGCCCACACCCCGGCATCATCCGGCCACTCATCGAGCAGGCCTACGCCATGACCAGTCAGCAATACCTCGGGGACATCAACATCCATTTCCCGCCCAAGGCGTCCCTTTACCGAAAGGTCCTCTCCAACCCGAGCCCTGAAGATCTCGAGATGTATATCAATCTTGGTGAACAGGCCACATGGCCACGGCTGGCCATGATCAAGGACCAGACCAGGATCAGCCGGGCATTTGACGTGTGCATTAGGCAGTTAGAGTCAGATCTTGAGAAAGAAGGCGAAGAAACGTCAATGGCCTGA
- a CDS encoding D-amino acid dehydrogenase, producing the protein MKRIAVIGGGITGITTAYTLAKRGLDVTVYEKHRYAAMETSFANGGQLSASNAEVWNNWQTVMKGIKWMSRRDAPLLVNPKPSWHKLSWFAEFIAAIPQYEKNTTETARLAIAARDHLFAWAQEEGIDFDLKKQGILHIYRDKAGFDHAEKVSRLLAAGGLERRSVTPEEMKSIEPTLAGNYYGGFFTESDSTGDIHKFTNGLADAIKRLGVKTCYGHTVTELSADERNAWVTAHDGTEQSRDTFDGVVICAGVGSRGLAKKLGDRVNIYPVKGYSITVELDDEASQKAAPTVSLLDDATKIVTSRLGDGRFRVAGTAEFSGYNRDIKDDRIRPLTRWVEQCFPGVCTRKVVPWAGLRPMLPNMMPRVGPGRLPTVFYNTGHGHLGWTLSAITAELVAESVTGDSR; encoded by the coding sequence ATGAAGCGAATCGCAGTAATTGGCGGTGGTATCACTGGTATTACCACGGCCTACACCCTTGCCAAGCGCGGGCTTGACGTTACGGTTTACGAGAAGCATCGCTATGCGGCGATGGAAACCTCCTTCGCCAACGGTGGGCAGCTCTCCGCTTCTAACGCAGAGGTCTGGAACAACTGGCAGACCGTGATGAAGGGCATCAAGTGGATGTCCCGCCGGGATGCGCCACTGCTGGTCAACCCGAAGCCTTCCTGGCACAAGCTGAGCTGGTTCGCCGAGTTCATTGCCGCCATTCCCCAGTATGAGAAGAACACTACGGAAACCGCTCGCCTGGCCATTGCTGCCCGCGATCACCTGTTTGCCTGGGCGCAGGAAGAAGGCATCGATTTCGATCTGAAGAAGCAGGGTATCCTGCACATCTACCGGGACAAGGCCGGGTTTGATCACGCTGAAAAGGTATCGCGCCTGCTGGCGGCTGGTGGCCTTGAGCGTCGTTCGGTGACCCCGGAGGAAATGAAATCCATCGAGCCGACCCTGGCCGGCAACTATTACGGCGGGTTTTTCACAGAGAGTGACTCCACCGGTGATATTCACAAGTTCACCAATGGACTGGCGGATGCCATCAAGCGGCTGGGCGTAAAAACCTGTTACGGCCACACGGTGACCGAGCTGAGCGCCGATGAGCGCAATGCCTGGGTGACCGCCCACGATGGTACCGAACAATCCCGGGACACGTTCGACGGCGTTGTGATCTGTGCCGGCGTCGGCAGTCGCGGGCTCGCGAAAAAGCTGGGTGACCGGGTGAATATCTATCCGGTTAAGGGGTACTCAATTACCGTGGAGCTGGACGACGAAGCCTCGCAAAAGGCGGCACCGACCGTGAGTTTGCTCGACGATGCCACCAAGATCGTCACCAGTCGCCTGGGCGATGGCCGTTTCCGGGTTGCCGGTACCGCCGAGTTCAGCGGTTACAACCGCGATATCAAGGACGACCGCATCCGCCCGCTGACCCGTTGGGTTGAGCAGTGCTTCCCCGGTGTCTGCACTCGCAAGGTAGTGCCCTGGGCCGGCTTGCGGCCAATGCTGCCCAACATGATGCCAAGGGTTGGGCCAGGCCGCCTGCCGACCGTGTTCTACAACACCGGTCACGGTCACCTGGGCTGGACGCTCTCTGCGATTACCGCAGAGTTGGTCGCTGAGAGCGTTACCGGGGATAGTCGGTAA